A region of Halalkaliarchaeum desulfuricum DNA encodes the following proteins:
- a CDS encoding ATP-dependent DNA helicase: protein MSDRSQSPSERSSPEWSQYFGFESPYVNQADAIDAIVSAAEESGFLAMEGPCGTGKTMAALTAAGYLIRETDHYENAIVATPVKQQRRQFVEDLRTVNETLEDPLDGVALVGKRDLCPYGREGSFPEGKSVQERCESLRETTAELVSEDSNLEVTQRYTPSREGTDSPRSADEERWWDPAKARALVDAAQVDPEGGGAPLRTAGRSAPYPSTQPTTPPELVDSGDGRLYCPFEADWYARDKGSPVTFESGDCGVVTTEEFLPDSVGAGVCPHRAMMVLVHHADVVIGNYNHLFDSASRAIVDPVLDERTLVILDEAHRLEDRVRGLLTDTIGYSTIKQAQRDLGVLLERVRQTGRGAETIEEHLAYNDVELEHVDGAREFYGDVLGWLERRVDEEFRDRFDGYASGFAWESPPDDSLEIELRDPAEPEPDEFTRWAETNGYDGDDFRRLSAVGAAVEDALEASGVGREPVCTAVGALFGQWWERDHTEYFREIELERSDLDRRSVEKPWQREYNASLVMYNCMPSDRIKGVFEEFGGGVLMSATLAPLSIFEEVSGLEALERDGDPPRSVSSRTYELPFPEVNRASWIVDVEPFTKRNRGDPRIDNRNATRERYAYVARLIAESHGNVMLCWPNYTEAAWAAARLEAEIEKPVLLDQSTNHEETRELKREFVAGDPSVLVTSTRGTLTEGVDYEGDDLHVCAVFGVPLVNIGSPRVQAVERAYGSRFGEGNAFEYALAIPAVRQVRQALGRVIRGPDERGVRIVVGKRYVPGAIHSVHDYFPESERREFVRMKPEFLPSQFRKFWDE from the coding sequence GTGTCCGATCGTTCCCAGTCTCCGTCCGAGCGTTCCTCACCAGAGTGGTCGCAGTACTTCGGCTTCGAGTCCCCGTACGTCAACCAGGCGGACGCGATCGACGCGATCGTTTCGGCCGCCGAAGAGTCGGGGTTTCTCGCCATGGAGGGACCCTGTGGAACCGGGAAGACGATGGCTGCGCTCACTGCTGCGGGATATCTGATCCGGGAAACGGATCACTACGAGAACGCGATCGTCGCCACGCCGGTGAAACAGCAGCGTCGTCAGTTCGTCGAGGACCTCCGAACGGTGAACGAAACCCTCGAGGACCCCCTCGACGGGGTTGCTCTCGTCGGAAAGCGGGACCTCTGCCCGTACGGCCGTGAAGGCTCGTTTCCGGAGGGCAAAAGCGTCCAGGAGCGCTGTGAATCGCTTCGGGAGACGACCGCCGAACTCGTCTCCGAGGACAGCAATCTCGAAGTGACTCAGCGATACACTCCCTCCCGAGAGGGAACCGATTCCCCGAGATCGGCCGACGAAGAACGGTGGTGGGATCCGGCGAAAGCGAGGGCGCTCGTCGACGCCGCACAGGTGGACCCCGAAGGAGGCGGTGCCCCGTTGCGGACGGCCGGCCGATCGGCGCCGTACCCGTCGACACAACCCACAACACCCCCGGAACTCGTCGACTCCGGTGACGGACGGCTCTACTGCCCGTTCGAGGCGGACTGGTACGCCCGCGACAAGGGGTCCCCGGTGACGTTCGAGTCGGGAGACTGTGGGGTCGTCACCACCGAGGAGTTTCTCCCGGACTCGGTCGGCGCCGGCGTCTGTCCCCACCGGGCGATGATGGTGCTCGTCCACCACGCAGACGTCGTGATCGGGAACTACAACCACCTGTTCGATTCGGCGAGCAGGGCGATTGTCGATCCCGTGCTCGACGAACGAACGCTGGTGATCCTCGACGAGGCCCATCGACTGGAGGATCGCGTTCGGGGGCTGCTCACCGACACGATCGGTTACTCGACGATCAAACAGGCCCAAAGAGACCTCGGCGTATTGCTGGAACGCGTCCGACAGACGGGACGCGGCGCCGAAACGATCGAGGAACACCTCGCATACAACGACGTCGAACTCGAACACGTCGACGGCGCCAGGGAGTTTTACGGCGACGTCCTGGGGTGGCTCGAACGGCGAGTCGACGAGGAGTTCCGGGACCGGTTCGACGGCTACGCCTCGGGATTCGCCTGGGAGTCGCCTCCCGACGACAGCCTCGAAATCGAACTTCGGGATCCTGCCGAACCCGAACCGGACGAGTTCACGCGGTGGGCAGAGACGAACGGTTACGACGGCGACGACTTCCGTCGGCTGAGTGCAGTCGGCGCCGCAGTCGAGGACGCGCTGGAGGCGTCGGGTGTGGGTCGGGAACCCGTCTGTACCGCAGTCGGCGCCCTCTTCGGACAGTGGTGGGAGCGGGACCACACGGAGTACTTCAGGGAAATCGAACTCGAGCGATCCGACCTCGACCGTCGCAGCGTGGAGAAACCGTGGCAGCGGGAGTACAACGCCTCGCTGGTCATGTACAACTGCATGCCGTCCGACAGGATCAAGGGCGTCTTCGAGGAGTTCGGCGGCGGCGTGTTGATGAGCGCGACCCTGGCACCGCTTTCGATCTTCGAGGAGGTCTCGGGGCTCGAGGCGCTCGAACGCGACGGTGATCCGCCCCGGTCGGTGTCCTCGCGGACGTACGAGCTGCCGTTTCCCGAGGTCAATCGCGCGAGTTGGATCGTCGATGTCGAACCGTTCACGAAGCGCAACCGCGGCGACCCTCGAATCGACAACCGGAACGCGACCCGGGAGCGGTACGCCTACGTCGCCCGCCTGATCGCAGAGAGTCACGGAAACGTGATGCTCTGCTGGCCCAACTACACGGAGGCGGCGTGGGCCGCAGCCCGTCTCGAAGCGGAGATCGAAAAGCCGGTGTTGCTGGACCAGTCCACGAATCACGAGGAGACACGCGAGCTGAAACGGGAGTTCGTTGCCGGCGATCCGTCGGTGCTGGTCACGAGCACGCGCGGGACGCTCACGGAAGGGGTCGACTACGAGGGGGACGACCTCCACGTCTGTGCCGTCTTCGGGGTCCCGCTCGTTAACATCGGTTCCCCGCGGGTGCAGGCAGTCGAGCGCGCCTACGGCTCCCGGTTCGGCGAGGGGAACGCCTTCGAGTACGCACTCGCCATACCGGCTGTCCGACAGGTGCGACAGGCGCTCGGCCGGGTGATTCGCGGCCCCGACGAACGGGGGGTCCGGATCGTCGTCGGCAAGCGCTACGTTCCCGGGGCGATCCACTCGGTCCACGACTACTTCCCGGAGTCGGAACGCCGGGAATTCGTCAGAATGAAACCGGAGTTTCTCCCCTCGCAGTTCCGGAAGTTCTGGGATGAGTGA
- a CDS encoding 2,5-diamino-6-(ribosylamino)-4(3H)-pyrimidinone 5'-phosphate reductase, with protein sequence MDVVVNAATSVDGKLSTRCREQLRISGPEDFDRVDRLRAAADAIAVGVGTVLADDPNLGVKEEQRRVTRLQNGRPAHPARVVVDSRARTPPDAELFDGDASVYVLTGTDAPEERLEGLRQVGATVLEAGSDDGRVDLPSAFDALSAAGVDRLMVEGGGELIFSLFDDGLVDELSLYVGSFVIGGREAPTLADGKGFTETFPELELVDVKRLDDGVLLTYEIGDTVCR encoded by the coding sequence ATGGACGTCGTCGTCAACGCGGCAACAAGCGTCGACGGGAAGCTCTCGACGCGCTGTCGCGAACAGTTGCGGATCTCCGGGCCGGAAGACTTCGACCGCGTGGATCGACTGCGGGCTGCCGCCGACGCGATTGCGGTGGGAGTCGGGACGGTGCTCGCGGACGATCCGAACCTCGGCGTCAAGGAGGAACAGCGGCGAGTCACTCGGCTCCAGAACGGGCGTCCGGCCCACCCCGCACGGGTCGTCGTCGATTCCCGGGCCCGAACGCCGCCGGACGCGGAGCTGTTCGACGGGGACGCGTCCGTCTACGTCCTGACAGGCACGGACGCTCCCGAAGAGCGACTCGAGGGCCTCCGACAGGTGGGCGCGACTGTACTGGAAGCGGGAAGCGATGACGGCCGGGTCGACCTTCCGTCGGCGTTCGATGCGCTGTCGGCGGCGGGCGTCGACCGGTTGATGGTCGAGGGTGGCGGCGAACTGATCTTCTCGCTTTTCGACGACGGACTGGTGGACGAACTGTCGCTTTACGTCGGCTCGTTCGTGATCGGCGGCCGCGAGGCGCCGACGCTCGCCGACGGTAAAGGGTTCACCGAGACGTTCCCCGAACTCGAACTCGTGGACGTCAAGCGGCTCGACGACGGTGTTCTCCTGACCTACGAAATCGGTGACACCGTCTGCCGGTGA
- a CDS encoding CPBP family intramembrane glutamic endopeptidase gives MKETLRTALWNSRERRARAPWRLLAAGVAYVLVTLVLSLAVFAVAASAGIDPTAFGEFTLLVVGSLLSVPATGVTLWMVARYVDRRFLTDYGLRVDREWWLDFGFGLGLGAVLQSGIALVGLLAGWYTVEALFVADGSFLVGLALAGVLFLSVGIVEELLARGWLLTNLAEGLGRFGTRTAVGLAVFVSSSLFGIAHLANPGASAVSAVVISLAGVFLALGYVLTGELGIPIGVHVTWNFFQGPVFGLGVSGIQLPVALVALEPAGPGWATGGGFGPEAGLLGLLAVVVGTVATISWVRRRHGTAEIHRLIVEPQLRHETEA, from the coding sequence GTGAAAGAAACGTTGCGAACCGCCCTGTGGAACAGTCGCGAGCGTCGCGCCCGAGCGCCCTGGCGGCTTCTCGCGGCGGGCGTCGCGTACGTCCTCGTCACGTTGGTCCTCAGTCTCGCGGTGTTCGCGGTCGCGGCCTCCGCCGGAATCGATCCGACCGCCTTCGGCGAGTTCACGCTCCTCGTCGTCGGGTCGCTGCTTTCGGTCCCCGCGACGGGTGTGACCCTGTGGATGGTCGCCAGATACGTCGACCGTCGTTTTCTCACCGATTACGGGCTTCGAGTCGATCGCGAATGGTGGCTCGATTTCGGGTTCGGACTCGGACTCGGTGCGGTACTCCAGTCCGGGATCGCGCTCGTCGGCCTCCTTGCCGGCTGGTACACCGTCGAAGCGCTGTTCGTGGCCGACGGATCCTTCCTCGTCGGATTGGCCCTCGCCGGCGTGCTGTTCCTTTCGGTTGGGATCGTGGAGGAATTGCTCGCGCGGGGGTGGCTGCTCACCAACCTGGCGGAAGGGCTCGGCCGGTTCGGAACGCGGACTGCGGTCGGACTCGCCGTGTTTGTGTCTTCGTCGCTGTTCGGTATCGCTCACCTCGCGAACCCGGGCGCCTCGGCGGTGTCGGCGGTGGTCATCTCGCTTGCGGGCGTCTTTCTCGCGCTGGGATACGTGCTCACAGGCGAACTGGGAATCCCGATCGGCGTCCACGTCACCTGGAACTTCTTTCAGGGGCCGGTGTTCGGACTCGGCGTGAGCGGTATCCAGCTGCCCGTTGCACTGGTCGCGCTCGAACCGGCCGGTCCCGGGTGGGCGACCGGCGGCGGATTCGGTCCGGAAGCCGGACTGCTCGGACTCCTCGCTGTCGTAGTCGGAACCGTGGCCACGATCTCGTGGGTCCGCCGTCGACACGGGACGGCAGAGATACACCGGCTGATTGTCGAACCGCAACTCCGGCACGAGACGGAAGCGTGA
- a CDS encoding MFS transporter, giving the protein MRWRYGYTVLALCTLAFAATMVARLAISPVVPIVRADLGLSNTLVGVALSGMWAAYALSQFPSGVFGDKFGERRVILAAVGLTALASLLLALSPNAIAFTLFAIVLGAGAGLHYSVATTFITKQFDDIGRVIGVHVSGGPVAGLLAPPVAAALGAQYGWRVALLLGAAVAIPVFVVFWWRIDPSPPERPAQPVRERFELDPVLELLRRPEIAYTTLLAVLGAFTWQATASFLPAFFEGYHGLSPAMASLFFSAYFLVHGATQPLTGALSDRFDRDTAATLTMALGVLGFSLLVVSDSAATWTGAVLLVGVAMSWGAPVQSRFMDHLSREERGAGFGLVRTVYMILGASGSVVVGLLADLAGWNVAFGLLAGVMAVGLLALLANRILTLGL; this is encoded by the coding sequence GTGCGCTGGCGATACGGCTACACCGTTCTCGCGTTATGTACGCTCGCGTTCGCAGCCACGATGGTCGCCAGACTCGCGATCAGTCCGGTCGTCCCGATCGTCCGGGCGGATCTCGGCCTGTCGAACACGCTGGTGGGAGTGGCGCTGTCGGGGATGTGGGCTGCATACGCGCTCTCGCAGTTTCCAAGCGGCGTGTTCGGCGACAAGTTCGGGGAGCGCCGGGTCATCCTGGCGGCCGTCGGGTTGACTGCGCTCGCCAGCCTCCTTTTGGCGCTGTCGCCCAATGCGATCGCGTTTACCCTGTTCGCGATCGTCCTCGGCGCCGGTGCTGGGCTCCATTACTCGGTCGCGACGACGTTCATCACGAAGCAGTTCGACGACATCGGTCGCGTGATCGGCGTCCACGTCTCCGGCGGTCCAGTGGCGGGGCTTCTGGCTCCACCGGTCGCCGCTGCCCTGGGTGCCCAGTACGGCTGGCGCGTGGCGCTGCTTTTGGGTGCCGCGGTTGCGATCCCTGTGTTCGTCGTGTTCTGGTGGCGAATCGACCCCTCGCCGCCGGAACGTCCCGCACAGCCGGTGCGCGAACGGTTCGAACTCGATCCCGTCCTCGAACTGCTCCGTCGCCCGGAGATCGCGTACACAACGCTGCTTGCGGTGCTGGGCGCGTTCACCTGGCAGGCGACTGCCTCCTTTCTCCCGGCGTTCTTCGAGGGGTACCACGGCCTGTCGCCGGCGATGGCGAGCCTCTTTTTCTCGGCGTACTTCCTGGTCCATGGCGCCACGCAACCGCTTACCGGTGCCCTCTCGGACCGTTTCGATCGCGACACGGCCGCAACGCTCACCATGGCGCTCGGCGTGCTCGGGTTTTCGCTGCTCGTCGTGAGCGATTCGGCGGCCACCTGGACGGGCGCAGTGTTGCTCGTCGGCGTCGCGATGTCGTGGGGGGCGCCGGTCCAGTCGCGGTTCATGGACCATCTGAGCCGGGAGGAACGCGGTGCGGGGTTCGGGCTGGTCCGAACCGTCTACATGATTCTCGGAGCCTCCGGGTCGGTCGTCGTCGGACTGCTTGCGGACCTGGCCGGCTGGAACGTCGCCTTCGGGCTGCTTGCGGGCGTGATGGCCGTCGGCCTCCTCGCGTTGCTTGCAAACCGGATACTCACGCTCGGCCTGTGA